Proteins encoded by one window of Kineococcus rhizosphaerae:
- a CDS encoding type II toxin-antitoxin system HipA family toxin: MTTVEVLVDENGRTRLVGQAHVTRTRGQISTTFLYDPGYLVGDGTSIDPALPLVTGSQHQRGLVRAFADSAPDRWGRNLIEKAERVRAREEQRTPRRLDDLDFLLGVSDDTRQGALRFRSPGHEEFLGSPSTVPPLVSLPELLRASDEVTSDADPSAAVKQLLDTGTTGLGGARPKASVRLEDGDLAIAKFPHAADRWDVMAWEATALDLLQDAGITTPRRRLTRVGDRSVLILRRFDRAGPDVRIGYLSAMTATESTDGQRRDYADIAEAVRDLSSSPRQDHHALFDRIVAGVVLGNTDDHLRNHGFLADRRSWSLSPAFDVNPNPDLWRPRSTSIAGADTFPDEVDGLLAIAGDCSLAVDQARERMRQIAEALAHWGDRARRNGIGEREIVLMAEAIEPRLEAVVAASRAG, from the coding sequence GTGACGACCGTCGAGGTCCTCGTCGACGAGAACGGACGCACCCGGCTGGTGGGGCAGGCGCACGTCACCAGGACGCGGGGACAGATTTCCACGACCTTCCTCTACGACCCCGGCTACCTCGTCGGTGACGGTACGAGCATCGACCCCGCCCTGCCGCTCGTCACGGGTTCCCAGCACCAGCGGGGACTGGTCCGCGCCTTCGCCGACAGCGCCCCGGACCGGTGGGGACGGAACCTCATCGAGAAGGCGGAGCGGGTCCGGGCTCGGGAGGAGCAGCGGACTCCGCGCCGGCTGGACGACCTCGACTTCCTCCTGGGCGTCAGCGACGACACGCGACAGGGTGCGCTGAGGTTCCGGTCCCCCGGCCACGAGGAGTTCCTCGGCAGCCCTTCGACCGTCCCGCCGCTCGTCTCGTTGCCGGAGCTGCTGCGCGCCTCGGACGAGGTCACCTCCGATGCCGACCCCTCCGCTGCGGTGAAGCAGCTCCTCGACACCGGGACCACGGGTCTCGGCGGCGCACGCCCCAAGGCGTCGGTGCGGCTGGAGGACGGGGACCTGGCGATCGCGAAGTTCCCGCACGCCGCGGACCGGTGGGACGTGATGGCGTGGGAGGCCACCGCCCTCGATCTGCTGCAGGACGCCGGCATCACCACCCCCCGGCGGCGGCTCACCCGTGTCGGGGACCGCAGCGTGCTGATCCTGCGCAGGTTCGACCGCGCCGGCCCCGACGTGCGCATCGGGTACCTCAGCGCCATGACGGCCACGGAGTCGACCGACGGCCAGCGGCGGGACTACGCCGACATCGCCGAAGCGGTGCGCGACCTGTCGTCCTCACCCCGGCAGGACCACCACGCCCTCTTCGACCGGATCGTCGCCGGCGTGGTGCTCGGCAACACCGACGACCACCTGCGCAACCACGGGTTCCTGGCCGACCGCCGGTCGTGGTCCTTGAGCCCCGCCTTCGACGTCAACCCGAACCCGGACCTGTGGCGTCCGCGCTCGACGTCGATCGCGGGAGCCGACACGTTTCCCGACGAGGTCGACGGCCTGCTCGCGATCGCCGGGGACTGCAGCCTGGCCGTGGACCAGGCTCGGGAGCGGATGCGCCAGATTGCGGAGGCGCTGGCCCACTGGGGCGACCGAGCGCGCAGGAACGGGATCGGGGAACGCGAGATCGTGCTGATGGCCGAGGCGATCGAGCCGCGGCTGGAGGCCGTGGTGGCGGCCTCCCGGGCTGGGTGA
- a CDS encoding helix-turn-helix domain-containing protein translates to MSGYRIERQLTSFGEHVRGWRMVLGLTAAQVSERAGITRDTLRKVEAGDPSVGFGNVAQVLRALGVLDQVVESIDPLNSDLGRLRAGHLTRRRAR, encoded by the coding sequence GTGTCCGGCTACCGCATCGAGCGACAGCTCACCTCCTTCGGCGAGCACGTGCGCGGGTGGCGGATGGTGCTGGGGCTGACGGCCGCGCAGGTGTCCGAACGGGCGGGCATCACGAGGGACACCCTGCGCAAGGTCGAAGCAGGTGATCCGAGCGTGGGTTTCGGCAACGTGGCGCAGGTGCTGCGCGCCCTCGGCGTGCTCGACCAGGTCGTCGAGTCGATCGACCCCCTGAACTCCGACCTCGGCCGTCTGCGTGCCGGCCACCTCACCCGCAGGCGGGCGCGGTGA
- a CDS encoding Uma2 family endonuclease, translating into MSAQLAWLHRDDWTFEDLAGLPDDGYRYEILDGRLHVTPPPETRHQDVIENLRDIIRPRLPDGMRFKVGQGLRVPVLGPERYVIPDAVIVTGSRPDLYWAPENVVTAIEVTSPGSQLDDRGNKKELYCEAGIEQYLLVDLAQERVTSYGLERGEYVVSWVLDRDTDPVGTWLGGHRFETLLRDA; encoded by the coding sequence GTGAGCGCTCAGCTCGCCTGGTTGCACCGCGACGACTGGACGTTCGAGGACCTCGCCGGCCTGCCCGACGACGGCTACCGCTACGAGATCCTGGACGGACGGCTCCACGTGACTCCCCCGCCCGAGACCCGCCACCAGGACGTGATCGAGAACCTGCGCGACATCATCCGGCCGCGGCTGCCGGACGGCATGCGCTTCAAGGTGGGGCAGGGGCTGCGAGTGCCCGTGCTGGGCCCGGAGCGCTACGTCATCCCTGATGCCGTGATCGTCACCGGGAGCAGGCCCGACCTGTACTGGGCTCCGGAGAACGTGGTCACAGCGATCGAGGTCACGAGCCCTGGGAGCCAGCTCGACGACCGCGGCAACAAGAAGGAGCTCTACTGCGAGGCCGGGATCGAGCAGTACCTCCTGGTCGACCTCGCTCAGGAGCGTGTCACGAGCTACGGCCTCGAACGGGGCGAGTACGTCGTGTCGTGGGTCCTCGACCGGGACACCGACCCCGTGGGGACGTGGTTGGGGGGCCACCGGTTCGAGACGCTCCTGCGGGACGCCTGA
- a CDS encoding cold-shock protein: protein MAKGKVRSYDEERGFGFIRSPEAPDDVFFHFKDVVGGEDGDFEGATVEFTLSEGERGPKASNVKVESRRTGAPAASSERRPPAGGNRPPSLREFRREVTEILLSVDGIGSAQIRQVRDYLSDYGLDRGFVVEDSRR from the coding sequence GTGGCCAAGGGCAAGGTCCGTTCGTACGACGAGGAGCGCGGCTTCGGGTTCATCCGCAGCCCCGAGGCGCCCGACGACGTCTTCTTCCACTTCAAGGACGTGGTCGGCGGCGAGGACGGCGACTTCGAGGGCGCCACCGTCGAGTTCACGCTGTCCGAGGGCGAGCGCGGGCCGAAGGCGTCGAACGTCAAGGTCGAGTCGCGCCGCACGGGCGCCCCGGCGGCGTCCTCCGAGCGGCGCCCGCCCGCGGGGGGCAACCGTCCCCCGTCGCTGCGCGAGTTCCGCCGCGAGGTCACCGAGATCCTGCTCAGCGTCGACGGGATCGGCTCCGCGCAGATCCGGCAGGTGCGCGACTACCTGTCCGACTACGGCCTGGACCGCGGGTTCGTGGTGGAGGACAGCCGCCGCTGA
- a CDS encoding putative bifunctional diguanylate cyclase/phosphodiesterase → MASPLAPTRPTAGRVLGGLALVALAGGLTALAVHQPGTVRGPVALTGIAAVVVSAVALTTLYHGRNSDKYLAAGTLWGLATLTAGLLPTSTLGPFPLVQLAFAAGEAGVLVVLLQLLVRARAGSADPPLVVDALMLGSALATAGWDALSRAGLHGGAGWTGATVLVLAVASLVACSAIALAVEQPRLRVAAAGLTLNGVGTALAAVCFHHRFAVACAAAALALAGGAVGLLLLPRDGVVRHGGQDAERAARRLETASLVPGPILLVDLVLLVISPRADSVLYGFYVTVLVTFTIRHAATARSIDRTTASLRFQALHDGATGLGNRTLLERALTEPDREQSLVLLELTGLDDLNDVLGVGTGDAVIAAAAEEVRAVVAGLAGTAYRTSGDQFAVVLPGGPAEVLRHAETVVAAITTAPGRVEGAARFPLSAVAGVAGCPSGAQPGSADVMKPFVQADIALRDARPLGAGSVSVYSGTVAAEHARRSLLRDRLASAIHDGAIDVHHQPVVSFTTGRVEKFEALARWEDPVLGRISPVEFIAVAEESNLVVALGEHVLRTAVRHAHEAGVFSVGVGLAVNVSVVQLQSPGFTDIVTDLLREYRIAPALLTLELTESVFLDPDSPAERVVTDLAGLGCQIAIDDFGTGYSAFGYLGRLPVHVLKIDRSLTQSLTEDVHGQSVVTCVVDLATRLGLTVVVEGVETEQQAEICRSISAPLGQGWLYSPAVPRELLGEQLTRVHPVPALLVADGAHPA, encoded by the coding sequence ATGGCCTCCCCCCTCGCCCCGACGCGCCCCACCGCGGGCCGCGTCCTCGGCGGGCTGGCTCTCGTCGCCCTCGCGGGGGGCCTGACGGCGCTCGCGGTGCACCAGCCGGGCACGGTGCGGGGCCCGGTCGCGCTGACGGGGATCGCGGCCGTCGTCGTCTCCGCCGTGGCGCTCACCACGCTCTACCACGGGCGCAACTCCGACAAGTACCTCGCCGCGGGCACCCTGTGGGGGCTCGCGACGCTGACGGCGGGTCTGCTCCCGACGTCGACGCTCGGCCCGTTCCCGCTGGTGCAGCTGGCGTTCGCGGCCGGGGAGGCGGGTGTGCTCGTCGTCCTGCTGCAGCTGCTCGTGCGCGCCCGCGCGGGCAGCGCCGACCCGCCCCTGGTCGTCGACGCGCTCATGCTCGGCAGCGCCCTGGCCACCGCGGGGTGGGACGCCCTGTCCCGCGCGGGCCTGCACGGCGGCGCCGGCTGGACGGGCGCGACCGTCCTCGTGCTGGCCGTCGCCTCCCTCGTGGCGTGCTCGGCGATCGCGCTGGCCGTCGAGCAACCGCGGCTGCGCGTCGCCGCCGCCGGGCTGACGCTCAACGGCGTCGGGACGGCCCTGGCCGCGGTCTGCTTCCACCACCGGTTCGCCGTGGCGTGCGCGGCGGCGGCGCTCGCGCTGGCCGGCGGAGCCGTCGGTCTCCTGCTGCTGCCCCGCGACGGGGTCGTCCGCCACGGCGGGCAGGACGCCGAGCGCGCCGCCCGCCGGCTCGAGACCGCCTCGCTGGTGCCCGGGCCGATCCTGCTCGTCGACCTCGTCCTGCTCGTGATCAGCCCCCGTGCCGACTCCGTCCTGTACGGCTTCTACGTCACGGTGCTCGTGACGTTCACGATCCGGCACGCCGCGACGGCCCGCTCCATCGACCGCACGACCGCGAGCCTGCGGTTCCAGGCGCTGCACGACGGCGCCACCGGGCTCGGCAACCGCACCCTGCTCGAACGGGCCCTGACCGAACCCGACCGCGAGCAGTCCCTCGTCCTGCTCGAGCTCACCGGCCTCGACGACCTCAACGACGTCCTCGGCGTCGGCACCGGTGACGCCGTCATCGCGGCCGCCGCCGAGGAGGTGCGCGCGGTCGTCGCCGGGCTGGCCGGGACCGCCTACCGCACCAGCGGCGACCAGTTCGCCGTCGTCCTGCCCGGGGGACCCGCCGAGGTCCTGCGGCACGCCGAGACCGTCGTCGCCGCGATCACGACGGCGCCCGGCAGGGTCGAGGGCGCGGCCCGGTTCCCCCTGTCGGCCGTCGCCGGGGTCGCCGGGTGCCCGTCCGGGGCGCAGCCGGGCTCGGCCGACGTCATGAAACCGTTCGTCCAGGCCGACATCGCCCTGCGCGACGCCCGGCCGCTGGGGGCCGGGTCGGTGTCGGTGTACTCCGGGACCGTCGCCGCCGAGCACGCCCGGCGCAGCCTGCTGCGCGACCGTCTCGCCTCGGCGATCCACGACGGCGCCATCGACGTCCACCACCAGCCGGTGGTCTCCTTCACGACCGGGCGGGTCGAGAAGTTCGAGGCCCTCGCCCGCTGGGAGGACCCCGTGCTCGGCCGGATCTCCCCCGTGGAGTTCATCGCGGTCGCCGAGGAGTCGAACCTCGTCGTCGCGCTCGGCGAGCACGTGCTGCGCACCGCCGTCCGCCACGCGCACGAGGCGGGGGTGTTCTCCGTGGGCGTCGGTCTCGCGGTGAACGTCTCGGTGGTGCAGCTGCAGTCGCCCGGTTTCACCGACATCGTCACCGACCTCCTGCGCGAGTACCGCATCGCCCCCGCCCTGCTGACGCTGGAACTCACCGAGTCGGTGTTCCTGGACCCCGACTCCCCCGCCGAGCGCGTCGTCACCGACCTCGCGGGCCTGGGCTGCCAGATCGCGATCGACGACTTCGGCACGGGCTACTCCGCGTTCGGGTACCTGGGCCGGCTGCCCGTGCACGTCCTGAAGATCGACCGGTCCCTGACGCAGTCCCTGACCGAGGACGTCCACGGCCAGTCCGTCGTGACGTGCGTCGTCGACCTCGCGACGCGGCTGGGGCTGACCGTGGTGGTCGAGGGCGTCGAGACCGAGCAGCAGGCCGAGATCTGCCGCTCCATCTCCGCACCGCTGGGGCAGGGGTGGTTGTACTCCCCCGCGGTGCCCCGCGAACTCCTCGGCGAGCAGCTCACCCGCGTCCACCCCGTGCCGGCCCTGCTCGTGGCGGACGGCGCGCACCCCGCCTGA